In Desulfovibrio porci, a single window of DNA contains:
- the purB gene encoding adenylosuccinate lyase produces MIERYTRPEMGRIWTLENRYRAWLAVEVAVCEAWAELGRIPAEAVKTIRDKADIDVERILTIEETTRHDVIAFLTSLEEKVGPEARFIHLGCTSSDIVDTANALLLVQAGELILKDLRALLQTLEGLARRHKGVLCMGRTHGIHAEPTSFGLKMAGFHAEFARHLKRVEAGLESVRVGKISGAVGTYAFLSPELEQKALGRLGLKVDPHSTQIIQRDRYAHFFTSLAVMAGGVERLCVELRHLQRTEVLEVEEGFAKGQKGSSAMPHKKNPISAENMSGLSRLLRSNALAALEDQALWHERDISHSSVERVIMPDSTILADYVLTRLARLLEGLVVKPERMRENMERSFGLYFSQRVLTGLIAAGLPRQQAYEAVQRLAMQSWESRRPFPDLVREDADMRARLGEAALAELFDPAYYLQHEDAIFARVFSADAAEN; encoded by the coding sequence CCTGGAAAACCGTTATCGGGCCTGGCTCGCGGTGGAAGTGGCCGTGTGCGAGGCCTGGGCCGAACTGGGCCGCATCCCGGCCGAGGCCGTGAAAACGATCCGCGACAAGGCGGACATCGACGTGGAGCGCATCCTGACCATTGAGGAAACCACGCGCCACGACGTCATCGCCTTCCTGACATCGCTGGAGGAAAAGGTGGGGCCCGAGGCCCGCTTTATCCATCTGGGCTGCACCTCTTCGGACATTGTGGACACGGCCAACGCCCTGCTGCTGGTTCAGGCCGGGGAGTTGATCCTCAAGGATCTGCGCGCCCTGCTGCAAACGCTGGAAGGCCTGGCCCGCCGTCACAAGGGCGTGCTCTGCATGGGCCGCACGCACGGCATCCACGCCGAGCCCACCAGCTTCGGCCTGAAGATGGCCGGTTTCCACGCGGAATTCGCGCGCCACCTCAAGCGGGTGGAAGCCGGGCTGGAAAGCGTGCGCGTGGGCAAGATTTCCGGCGCGGTAGGCACCTACGCCTTTCTCTCGCCTGAGCTGGAGCAAAAGGCGCTCGGCCGCCTGGGCCTCAAGGTGGACCCGCACTCCACCCAGATCATCCAGCGCGACCGCTACGCCCACTTCTTCACCTCCCTGGCCGTCATGGCCGGCGGCGTGGAGCGGCTCTGTGTGGAGCTGCGCCATCTCCAGCGCACAGAAGTGCTGGAAGTGGAGGAAGGCTTCGCCAAGGGCCAGAAGGGGTCCTCGGCCATGCCGCACAAAAAGAATCCCATTTCCGCCGAAAATATGAGCGGCCTGTCGCGCCTGCTGCGCTCCAACGCCCTGGCCGCCCTGGAAGACCAGGCCCTCTGGCATGAGCGCGACATCAGCCATTCCTCGGTGGAGCGGGTGATCATGCCCGATTCCACCATCCTGGCCGACTACGTGCTGACCCGTCTGGCCCGCCTGCTGGAAGGCCTGGTGGTCAAGCCCGAGCGCATGCGCGAGAATATGGAGCGCTCCTTCGGCCTGTATTTCTCGCAGCGCGTGCTCACCGGCCTCATCGCCGCTGGACTGCCCCGCCAACAGGCGTATGAAGCGGTGCAGCGCCTGGCCATGCAAAGCTGGGAATCGCGCCGTCCCTTCCCCGACCTGGTGCGGGAGGACGCGGACATGCGCGCCCGTCTGGGTGAAGCGGCTCTGGCGGAATTGTTTGATCCAGCTTATTATCTGCAACACGAGGACGCCATTTTCGCGCGCGTCTTCAGCGCCGACGCGGCGGAAAACTGA
- the pyrE gene encoding orotate phosphoribosyltransferase: MLELKRRLARLLVEKSYREGDFVLASGRRSDYYFDCRVTALHAEGAWLIGTLFNDMLKELKIKGVGGMTMGADPLVSATTVISHEQGRPLHGLLVRKEAKGHGTGQFVEGLGNFSSGDSVAMLEDVVTTGGSLLKACDRVRAAGLSIAAVCAILDREEGGREKLREAGYGLLALFTRKELVELAR, translated from the coding sequence ATGCTGGAACTCAAGCGTCGTCTGGCCCGTCTGCTGGTGGAAAAATCCTACCGGGAGGGGGATTTTGTGTTGGCTTCCGGCCGCAGGAGCGATTACTATTTTGACTGCAGGGTGACGGCCCTGCACGCCGAAGGGGCCTGGCTCATCGGCACGCTGTTCAACGATATGCTGAAAGAGCTGAAGATCAAGGGCGTGGGCGGCATGACCATGGGCGCTGACCCGCTGGTTTCGGCCACCACGGTCATTTCACATGAGCAGGGACGGCCGCTGCACGGGTTGCTGGTGCGCAAGGAGGCCAAGGGCCACGGCACCGGACAGTTTGTGGAGGGGCTCGGCAATTTCAGCTCCGGCGATTCCGTCGCCATGCTGGAGGATGTGGTCACCACCGGCGGTTCGCTGCTCAAGGCCTGTGACAGAGTGCGTGCGGCCGGTTTGTCCATTGCCGCTGTCTGCGCCATCCTGGACAGGGAGGAGGGGGGACGTGAAAAGCTGCGGGAAGCGGGCTATGGCCTGCTGGCGCTTTTCACCCGCAAGGAGCTGGTTGAACTGGCCCGCTGA
- a CDS encoding L,D-transpeptidase Cds6 family protein, translated as MALFLMVAVIQAAVAPARAENWRANLYNEGLPSHLVAVDKNRQTFLFFEKKSPLKLKYSFPCVTGQLAGDKQELNDLRTPEGIYFVEYKIASGLDFKEYGGIAYTLNYPNPVDRLRGKTGHGIWIHSKGFGLVPTRGCVAIGLKEIDTVGPQLTPGTAVVLAEQLDESKVPQPDNGTARELRRLMHAWSNAWAARSRKMFDYYDPDAYSKATESFSAFRQNKERLFKALGFIKIYNREIHALEGPGYWVTWAEQFYTASNLSTEGVRRLYWQRGKDKKFRIVGMEWSPRDVGMRADFQKGRLVAATLPTATDASSEAPLPPRLDMPEAPGEKTASGIPAVPAAVAQAEKLLAVSEPLVPRRAPAPPPAEVNWGSRPGMDAGREATPPPVPETPVTPAAPVTPVQTGQPEVAPPALDAQPVQPEALSLTPETRAALERAVQSWNTAFAARSTADIAALYDKERYNRLPGLPRGYSYNSAQRELERRFRAPWLTLISRAPSLEIQGALAVSRCEQLVAAPDGVEQGVRTLWWYREADGNFRVVGSEFRPAELGLAANYLEDVSNAVSADLEAWRKAWEAGSLDDYMAFYTDDAVQQGRWGAKNIRRQKESLWARTKPTLVQLSGLRLVMDKRGIRADMNQVYADSAGHSDRGTKTLLLRFDGRSWRIQREDWAAQTPQGQAGRNAAAPRQSAQRAMP; from the coding sequence TTGGCGCTGTTCCTGATGGTCGCCGTCATCCAGGCCGCTGTCGCGCCCGCGCGGGCCGAGAACTGGCGGGCCAATCTGTATAACGAAGGGCTGCCTTCCCATCTGGTGGCGGTGGATAAAAACCGCCAGACCTTCCTCTTTTTCGAGAAAAAAAGTCCCCTCAAGCTCAAGTATTCTTTTCCCTGCGTCACTGGGCAGCTGGCGGGCGACAAACAGGAGCTCAACGACCTGCGCACGCCCGAGGGCATCTATTTTGTGGAATACAAAATCGCCAGCGGCCTGGATTTCAAGGAATACGGGGGTATCGCCTATACGCTCAATTATCCCAACCCCGTGGACCGGCTGCGCGGCAAGACCGGACATGGCATCTGGATCCACAGCAAGGGCTTCGGTCTGGTGCCTACGCGCGGCTGCGTGGCCATCGGCCTGAAAGAGATCGACACCGTGGGGCCGCAGCTCACGCCCGGCACGGCGGTGGTCCTGGCCGAGCAACTGGACGAGAGCAAGGTTCCCCAGCCGGACAACGGCACGGCGCGCGAGCTGCGCCGCCTGATGCACGCCTGGAGCAACGCCTGGGCCGCGCGCTCGCGCAAGATGTTCGATTACTACGATCCCGATGCCTATTCCAAGGCTACTGAAAGTTTCTCGGCTTTCCGCCAGAACAAGGAGCGCCTGTTCAAGGCGCTCGGCTTCATCAAGATTTACAATCGCGAGATTCACGCCCTGGAAGGGCCGGGCTACTGGGTGACCTGGGCCGAGCAGTTCTACACCGCGTCCAATCTTTCCACCGAAGGCGTGCGCCGTCTGTACTGGCAGCGGGGCAAGGACAAAAAGTTCCGTATTGTGGGCATGGAATGGAGCCCGCGCGACGTGGGCATGCGCGCCGATTTCCAGAAAGGACGCCTGGTGGCGGCCACGCTGCCCACGGCTACGGACGCCTCGTCCGAAGCGCCCCTGCCGCCGCGCCTGGACATGCCCGAAGCTCCGGGTGAAAAAACAGCGTCCGGCATTCCCGCCGTTCCGGCGGCTGTGGCTCAGGCCGAAAAACTGCTGGCCGTCAGCGAACCGTTGGTGCCCCGCAGGGCTCCCGCGCCGCCGCCCGCTGAAGTCAATTGGGGCAGCAGGCCGGGCATGGACGCCGGCCGGGAAGCGACTCCGCCGCCGGTCCCTGAGACGCCCGTCACTCCCGCCGCGCCCGTAACGCCCGTTCAGACCGGACAACCCGAAGTTGCGCCTCCGGCCCTTGACGCGCAGCCCGTGCAGCCTGAGGCCTTGTCCCTGACGCCGGAGACGCGCGCCGCCCTGGAGCGGGCCGTGCAAAGCTGGAACACTGCCTTTGCCGCGCGTTCCACGGCGGACATCGCCGCCCTGTACGACAAGGAGCGCTACAACCGCCTGCCCGGCCTGCCGCGCGGATATTCCTACAACAGCGCACAACGCGAACTGGAACGGCGCTTCCGCGCCCCCTGGCTGACCCTGATCAGCCGCGCGCCTTCCCTGGAAATTCAGGGAGCCCTGGCCGTGAGTCGTTGCGAGCAGCTCGTGGCGGCGCCCGACGGCGTGGAGCAGGGCGTGCGTACGCTCTGGTGGTACAGGGAAGCGGACGGAAACTTCCGTGTTGTAGGCTCGGAATTCAGGCCCGCCGAACTGGGCTTGGCCGCCAATTATCTGGAGGACGTCAGCAACGCCGTGAGCGCGGACCTGGAAGCCTGGCGCAAGGCCTGGGAGGCGGGCAGTCTGGACGACTACATGGCCTTTTACACTGACGACGCCGTGCAGCAGGGCCGCTGGGGGGCAAAAAATATCCGCCGCCAGAAGGAAAGCCTCTGGGCGCGGACCAAGCCCACTCTGGTGCAGCTTTCCGGCCTTCGTCTGGTCATGGACAAGCGCGGGATCCGCGCTGATATGAACCAGGTCTATGCGGACAGCGCGGGCCATAGCGACCGGGGCACCAAGACGCTTCTGTTGCGCTTTGACGGCAGAAGCTGGCGCATCCAGCGCGAGGATTGGGCCGCGCAGACGCCGCAAGGACAGGCCGGGCGGAATGCCGCCGCGCCCCGCCAGAGCGCGCAGAGGGCCATGCCTTGA